Within the Longimicrobiaceae bacterium genome, the region CCGAGCACCAACGCCCTCCACGAGGTTCTACACCGTTCCGCAGCCTTCCGCTGCTGCGGCACCGTCCTGCGCGCTGTTCTGCTCTCCACCGCCGTCTGTGCGTCGCCGGCCAGCGCGGCGGCCGCCCAGACCCGGCCCCCTGAGGAGGAGCTCCGCGCCTTCTATCGCTCGCCGAGCGAGCCCTACATGGCGTACACTGACGCCTCCAATGCCCTCTACCGCTACCTGGCGGCGAAAGCCTCCGCCTATCTTGACCAGCGGGAGCGAGACGTCCGGGCGCTGAGCACCCGTGAGGACTGGCTGGAGCGGCAGCGGCGCGTGCGCGAGACGCTGCTTCGGGTAGTGGGGCCATTTCCGGAGCGAACCCCGCTGCGGCCGCGCGTCACCGGCGCGTTTGAGCGGGAGGGGATCCGGGTCGAGAAGGTCGTCTACGAGTCCGTGCCCGGATACCACGTGACCGCGGCGCTCTTCCTCCCGGCGGACGCCCGCGAGCCCCGCCCCGGCATCGTCTACTTCAGCGGCCACTCGGAGCTCGCCTTCCGCTCGAGCGCCTACCAGCACGTCATCCTGAACCTCGTGCGGAAGGGATTCGTCGTGCTGGCGATCGACCCGGTGGGACAGGGAGAGCGGCTGGAGTACATCGACGCGGCCACCGGCGACACGCTGGTGAGGCCGAACACCGCGCATCACTCCTACAGCGGCGCCCAGCTCTTCCTCACGGGGAGCTCCCAGGCCTCGCTGATGATCTGGGACGGCATCCGCGCCATCGACTACCTCGTCTCGCGGCCCGAGGTGGACCCAGCGCGGATCGGCGTCACCGGTCGATCGGGAGGCGGAACGCAGGCGGCCTACGTCGCCGCGTTCGACGACCGAGTCGTCGCGGCGGCTCCGGAGAACTACATCACCAGCCTCCGCCGCCTCTGGGAGACGCGGGGGCCCCAGGACGCGGAACAGAACTTCTATCACGGCATCGCCAGCGGGCTGGACCACGCCGACTTGCTCCTGGCGCGCGCGCCGCGGCCGACGCTGCTCATCACCACCACCCGCGACATCTTCAGCATCCAGGGCAGCCGCGAGACCTACGAAGAGGCAATGCGCGCCTACGCCGCGCTCGGTGCACCCGACGCCCTGCAGAGGGTGGAGGACGACGCCGGGCACGA harbors:
- a CDS encoding acetylxylan esterase — its product is MPSTNALHEVLHRSAAFRCCGTVLRAVLLSTAVCASPASAAAAQTRPPEEELRAFYRSPSEPYMAYTDASNALYRYLAAKASAYLDQRERDVRALSTREDWLERQRRVRETLLRVVGPFPERTPLRPRVTGAFEREGIRVEKVVYESVPGYHVTAALFLPADAREPRPGIVYFSGHSELAFRSSAYQHVILNLVRKGFVVLAIDPVGQGERLEYIDAATGDTLVRPNTAHHSYSGAQLFLTGSSQASLMIWDGIRAIDYLVSRPEVDPARIGVTGRSGGGTQAAYVAAFDDRVVAAAPENYITSLRRLWETRGPQDAEQNFYHGIASGLDHADLLLARAPRPTLLITTTRDIFSIQGSRETYEEAMRAYAALGAPDALQRVEDDAGHESTLRNREALYAFFQDALRLPGNPHDEVITPIPADSLRVSRTGLVLTSYQGETTFTLSRAAALARIEALRRARQEGDSHPQTALLRARELSGYVDPGEVSEPIFAGRYQRDGYAVEKHILPSRLGYPLPFLLMVPEGKGPHPALLYLHPDGKHVHAAPGGQMERLVRQGYIVAAPDLVSSGELGPGLFRGDSYDVTVGSAPYGAWFGAATVEESFVGLQAADIVRVVRMLRGRSEVSAEPIRAVAIGAAGSALQHAAAFTPEIGGIALVGPLTSYASLATTRYYRPEFIPGAVAGMLTAYDLPDLLASLAPRPTLILNPVGASGTPLSLEDARAELAPAIDWYESRGAEGALRLQVGVAATGDEVLRWLTAAEEGT